From the genome of Papaver somniferum cultivar HN1 chromosome 2, ASM357369v1, whole genome shotgun sequence, one region includes:
- the LOC113354548 gene encoding uncharacterized protein LOC113354548: MLRLQLLTVTQKRKSNSRNSGSTILLLLVDLLEIKGLYFVHQGFLLVHNKYGKLSWRTRILTFLLTRANDECCSTQLVHLMSMGLARISKAVKLAECGLSYVVVSVMGPQSSRKSTRLNSLLCQF, encoded by the exons AT GTTGAGGTTACAGCTCTTAACAGTTACACAGAAAAGGAAGAGCAATTCAAGGAACAG CGGTTCTACCATTCTATTGCTCCTGGTGGACTTGCTGGAGATCAAAGGGCTGTACTTCGTGCATCAGGGTTTTCTTTTAGTGCACAACaaatatggaaaattatcatGGAGAACAAGGATCTTGACTTTCCTGCTCACAAG agcAAATGATGAGTGTTGCTCCACTCAACTGGTTCATTTAATGTCGATGGGACTTGCTAGAATTTCCAAGGCAGTTAAGCTGGCTGAATGCGGACTTTCTTATGTCGTGGTTTCCGTCATGGGTCCTCAAAGTAGCA gaaagaGCACACGCTTGAACAGTCTTTTGTGCCAATTCTAG
- the LOC113352862 gene encoding uncharacterized protein LOC113352862, protein MVTRAKAGITKLIQKLCLTTTKYPLLDEDFMEPTCYSKACKIPESRDAIMDTQINALIRNRTYSLVKYIDGMNVVGSKWVYRIKRNPHGTLQRRKARLVLSLAVMNNWQLRQLDVENAFLHGVLEEEVYINSLPAMWIRTTLIMYASCINPIWTQAGTACMLVIDLGAAFVVKDMSALSYFLGVEVLKQGNNLVLSQRKYISYFLHRTTLDRIKPVCTPLEANTKLQRQGTENFLDPTLYGSVVGALQYLHITIPDIVVAVNKACQYMHEPYLEHWVKRILRFLKQTIDYGLFFKPDKDYSLNAYSDADWEGSLDDRRSTSGYCIYFGDNLISWSAKEQKTVLKSSTESEYRGIAIATSELIWIQSLLK, encoded by the exons ATGGTGACTCGAGCTAAAGCAGGTATTACAAAACTTATACAAAAGTTATGTCTAACAACCACTAAGTATCCTTTGCTTGATGAGGACTTTATGGAACCCACTTGCTACTCAAAGGCATGCAAGATACCTGAATCGAGGGATGCAATCATGGACACACAGATTAATGCACTTATCCGTAATAGAACTTATTCACTAGTGAAGTATATAGATGGCATGAATGTTGTTGGCTCTAAATGGGTTTACCGAATTAAACGAAACCCCCATGGAACTTTACAGCGTCGCAAAGCACG GCTTGTGCTCTCCCTGGCTGTAATGAATAATTGGCAGTTGCGTCAGCTAGATGTTGAAAACGCTTTTCTGCATGGTGTTTTGGAAGAGGAAGTGTACATAAACAGCCTGCCGGCTATGTGGATCCGAACTACCCTGatcatgtatgcaagttgcataaaTCCTATATGGACTCAAGCAGGCACCGCGTGCATG TTGGTAATAGATTTGGGTGCTGCTTTTGTTGTCAAAGATATGAGTGCTTTGTCTTACTTTCTGGGTGTTGAGGTACTGAAGCAGGGAAATAATCTGGTACTAtctcaaagaaaatatatatcataTTTTCTTCATCGCACAACGCTGGATCGCATTAAACCTGTCTGCACTCCTCTAGAAGCAAATACAAAACTTCAGCGTCAAGGTACTGAAAATTTCTTAGATCCTACGCTATACGGGAGTGTCGTAGGGGCATTGCAGTATCTACATATTACTATACCTGACATTGTAGTGGCCGTAAACAAGGCTTGTCAGTATATGCATGAGCCATATCTTGAACATTGGGTGAAGCGTATCTTGCGATTCTTGAAGCAAACTATTGATTATGGGTTGTTTTTCAAACCTGACAAAGATTACTCTCTTAATGCTTATTCTGATGCAGATTGGGAAGGAAGTTTAGATGATCGCAGGTCAACTAGTGGTTACTGCATCTACTTTGGGGACAATCTAATTTCTTGGAGTGCAAAAGAGCAAAAGACTGTTCTGAAGTCTAGCACCGAATCAGAATATCGTGGAATAGCTATTGCTACTTCAGAACTCATATGGATCCAATCATTGTTGAAGTAA